GGCGGGCAACCACTCAACGAGCTTCGACCAGTGCTCGCTCACAGTTCGCCTCCGGGCGCGTGGCGGAATCGCGCGATCTCCTCGAGCGCCGCCACTCCTTTGGCGACGGATGCTGCGACCAACGCCGCGCCCTCTGCGGCGTTCGCCGTGGTGGGGTCGCCCACCACTCCAGAGGCACCGAAGTCGTTCGACACCCACCCGAACGAGACGGACCCGCCGTTGAACTTCACCTGATCGAACTCGGCGAGATGGTCTGGCACCCACCGCTCGGCGTCGTCGAGGGAGACGAGTTCCGGGCGCAGAGCCATGATGATCGACGTTTCGCCGTGTCCGCCGTGGATGCCGAACCCCGCCTCGGTGTCACCCGCGGGCACCGAGGCGTTCATGAGGAATGTGCGCAGGCCCGTGCGGCGACGGATCTCACGTAGCGCTACCTGGATGAGCGCGATGTTGCCGCCGTGCCCGTTGAAGAACACAAGGGTGCGCGCGGGGGTTTTCGCAACCGACTCACCGATCTCGATGACCGTGCGCATGAGGGTTTCCCACCCGATCCAGACCGTGCCGACGGCCCAGTCGTGCTCGTCGGACTTGGTGAAGGCGAGCGGGGGGAGGAGCCAGACATCCTGGTCACTGGCGTCGGCGATGCGCCTCGAGAACTCGTCGGCCATGATGAGGTCCGTCGACAGTGGCAGGTGCGGGCCGTGATGTTCGATCGAGCCGACCGGAAGCATGACGATCGACTCCGGGGTGAGTGTCGTGGCGACCGCGGGGCCCGGTAGATCGGTGAGAAGACGAATCACACCTGGCTCCCCGTGGCGACCGCGGGTTTGGCCTGCAGCTTGCCGGGGTTGAGCAGGTTCTCGGGGTCGGTCGTTTTTGCGAGCTCCGCTGTGCGCTCGGGCTCGTAGTCGACGAACCACTGGTGCGGGTTGTGGAAGCCGACGCCGAGGGCGGCGAGCTTCTCGAAGCCCGCCCACACGTCATCCGCCGTCGTATACGTGCCAGCGAGCATGCCGATCGGGCGGCCTTTCTGCGCTTCGATGTGGAGCATGCCGCCAGGGTAGACCGCGTGCACCTCGTCGATGCGATCGACGAGCGCGTCGCCGGCGACCTCCACGTGGAAGTAAGTGTTGGGGTAGGCCTTCTGGAGCCATTCGATGGGGTGGTTGTAGCTCATCATCGAGAGTTTCATGGATTCCTGGGCGCCCTCGCGGACGTCCTCGACGCGGCCACCGGCACCCTCGACGAGAGCCGTCGCGGCCTCGAGGGATTCGGCATCCAGGATCGCCCGCAGGGATGCGCGCCCCGCCGGGATTGCGGGGTTGGCGGGAAGCGCCTCCGCGAGTGTCGGGAGGTCGGCGGAGACCAGTCGCGGTGTGGGCTCGAGGTCGGCGAAGGGGCGGATGACCGACAGCGCTTGCTCGAAGGTGTCGAAGCTCGCGTAGAAGGCCCGCCAGTCCTGCAGCGGCTCGAGGGCGACCGTCACCGTCGCGATGATGCCGGCGGTGCCGTAGTTGTGGATGTAGGGCTCGGTGTCCTTGCCCTCGAGGTGGAGGAGCGTGGCATCCGGAACCGCGTGGACCACGTCGAGGGCGAGCACGAAGTCCTCGTGCAGCATGCCGTGCTTGATCGAGCCCGTTCCCCCCGAACCTCCCGAGACGAAGCCCCCGATGGTCGAGTTCGCCGTCGACGGATACATCAGAACCTGCTGGTTCGCCTTGCCGGCCGCGAGCTCGATCGACACGAGGGTCGCACCGGCCTCGGCCACGAGGTACCCGTCGCCGACCTCGAGGATCTTGCGTGCGCGCGACGTGTCGAGCACGAGACCCCCTTCGAAGGGGATCGCCTGTCCGTAGTTGCCCGTGCCCTTGCCTCGCGGCGTGATCGGTACACCGTGGCGCACCGCCGCCGCGACGGTTGCCGCGATGAGCTCGGACGACGGGGGGTAGGCGACGATGTCGGCAAGGCCGAGCGGAAGCTGCTCGCTGATGACGGGGGACAGTCGCGCCCCGTCGATGGATGCCCGCTCCCGGGCCGCGAGGTCGGTGCTCACCGCAGCCTCCCCGAGCAATGCGCGTAGTTCTTCGGCGAGTGCTTCGACGTTCATGTGGTTCCGTTTCGTGGTGCGGTTAGTGCATGACCATGCCACCGGTGACGTTGATCGCCTGGCCGGTGAGATAGCGGGAGTCCTCGCTCGCGAGGAAGAGGGCGACGGATGCGACATCCTCCGGCTCGCCGAGGCGCCCGAGGGGCGAGTAGCTCGACCACAGGTCGATCTTCTCCTGCGTGCGCGTCGCGGCGCCCATGTCGGTGAGGATGTAGCCGGGGCACAGTGAGTTCGCCCGGATTCCGTGCTCACCCCACTCGAGGGCGGCCGTGCGGGTGAGGGCGACAACGGCAGCTTTCGAGGCCGGGTAGGCGCCTTCGCCCGCTCCGCCCTTTTTGGCCGCCATACTCGCGAGGTTGACGATGGAGCCGCCCGTTCCGGCGGCGATCATCGATCGGGCACACACCTGCATGGTTGTGAGCATCGCGCGAGTGTTGATGGAGAACGTCTCGTTCCACTCCTTCACGGTGAGCTCGAGGAGCGGGGTGAAGCGGAGAATGCCCGCCGAGTTGACGAGCACGTCGACGCCACCGAGGCCGTCGACGGCTGCTCGGGTCGCGCGCTCGGCGTCGACGGGGTCGAGGAGGTCGACCTCGTGGAAGTCTGCGCCGAGGCTCGAGGCGAGCCCCGCCCCCTCCTCGGCGAGGCGGTCGAGGATGCTCACCCGAGCACCCTCGACCGCGAAACGATGCGCGATCGCACCGCCGATACCGCGGGCCCCACCCGTGATCACAACACGCTTGCCGGTGAGCCTTGGCTCGGGCGTGACGGTGTCGATCATGGGTGGGGCCTCTCGGGTTACTGCTGGCTAGAAGCCGATGGACGGGTCGATGAACTTGTCCGTGAAGATGTCCTCGGCCGTGAGCCCCGGCGTGATGTTCTTCTCGGTGTCATCGGCGTAGATGCCGTAGGCGATGTCCACGAGCGACTGAACGCGGTCGTAGTCGACGTTGCCGACGGTGTCGTCCGGTCCGTTACCCACGAGACCGATCTCCTGCTGGGTTGCGACCGAGAAGTCGGCAACACCCTGGCTGTAGACCCAGAACGTGTCGAACGTCTCGACGGCGTCGAGGATCAGGGCGTTGGTGTCGGCCGGGTCGGCGTAGTAGTCGACGCTCGCCTGCTGCAGCACCGGCACGAGCGCCGTGAGGCACTCCTCGTACTCGGTGATGTTCTCGGGGATGACCGAGACGACCGCCGCGTACTTCGGGTAGCCAGCGTCGTTGATCAGCTGGTAGTCGACGGGCTTGCCCCAGTCCGCGATCTCGTTCTCGTAGATGTAGGGCTCGGCCGAAGCGAAGCCCTGCTGGGCGACGGATCCGTTAGCGGCGACGAACCCTGCGGGGGAACCGTCGTAGCTGTAGTCGAGCTGCTCCTCCTTGAGGATGCCCTCCGAGAGGAAGTAGTCGATGTAGAAGCCGCCGGGGAACAGGCGGATCGACGTGCCCGCAGTGCCGAGGTCGGCGATCGACGTGACATCCGGAAGCGTCTCCGGGTCCCACATGATCATCTGGGGGTCCTTCTCGAGCGGCGCGAAGACACCGACCGTGGGGAACTCACCAGAGTGGACAACGGCCTCGTCGGAGCCGACGTAGCCCATGAAGATGGTGTCGTCGGAGTACATCATGGCGTCCGGCTGCAGGAACGCGGAGCTGGCAGCACCACCGGAGATGACGGTCACGTCGACACCCGTGTACTCGCCGCTGGCCATGAGCGGGCCGGTGACGGAGTACTCGGACTCGGTCTCGACGGTGTAGTCGTCGCCGATGAGCTCGTACAGGTGACCGTGTTCTGCCTCAGGGAACCAGTCGGTGGCGATACGGATGTTGGCGGGGCAGCCGGCGGCGGCGAGATCGATCGAGCCGATCGTCAGATCGCCTCCGGTCTCCTCCTCCGCTGCCGGTGCGGCGCAGGCTGCGAGCGCCAGCGTGGCGGCGGTGAGGCCGGCCACGACGATCGCACGAGTGCGGGATGTGCGCATGGGATCTCCTTCTGTGTGTGGTGCGTGGTGTGGTGCAGGGTGGGCAGGAAACGTTCGAGGGGTCAGTTGTCGTACCACTTGCCGACGGCGATCTTCGAGAGAAGGCCAAACAGCAGGAAGACGAGAACACCGAAGAGCACGGCGACGAGCACGGTGGCGAGAAGCTCCGCGTTGTCCACGCGGCTCTGGTATTTGCGCATGAGCGCACCGAGGCCGAGCACACCGCGCTGGAAGAAGAAGTCACCGACGATCGCGCCGACCACCGCAAGGCCGGCGGAGATCCGCAGGCCGGCGAAGATCGCGGGTGTCGCTGCGGGCAGCTCGAGCTTGCGCAGCACCGTGAAACGGGACGCCTTCTGCAGCTTGAACAGTTCACGGTGACCACGATCGACCGACTGCAGACCGAAGAGCGTGTTGGAGACCATGGGGAACAGCGCGATGAGCACACACACGATCGTGCGGGCCCAGAACGCGTCGTTGACCCAGATGGTGATGACCGGGGCGATGGCGAGGATCGGCACCGCCTGCAGGATGACGGCGTAGGGGAACGTCGAACGCTCGACCCACCGCGCCACGTTCATGGTGATCGCCCAGACAATGCCGATCACCGAGGCGATCACAAGACCGATGAGTGCGACCTGAGCCGTGCTGAGGAACGACGTGATGACATCGTTGCGGGTCTTCTCCACGAGCAGGGTGCCGAGCACCTCGTTGGGAGGGGGGAGCAGGAACGAGCGCTCGCCGAGCACAACGAGCGAGATGAAGAACCATCCGCCGATGACGGCCGCGAGGACCAGGAGCGGCGGGCCCCAGACGTAGATCTTGCCAGGGCCGTCCGGAAGCTTGCGGCGGTGCGGGGTGCCGCCCGTTGCCGGTGCGGCGACGATCATGTCGTCGGATGCGGTGAGGGTCGTGTCGGCCATCAGGCGTGCCCTTCTCTCAGTGCGTGCGAAACCTTGCCGACGAGATCCCCGAACTCCGCCGTGAACCGAATCTCTGGGTCACGCGGCATGTCGAACGGGACCTCGAACTCGTCCACGATGTGTCCCGGTCTGCCCGACATGACGATGACCTTCGTCGAGAGGTACACCGCTTCGGACACCGAGTGCGTGATGAACAGTCCGGCGAACTGCTTCTCATGGAACAGGCGCAAGAGTTCGTCGTTGAGTCGCTCTCGCGTGATCTCGTCGAGCGCGCCGAACGGCTCATCGAAGAGGAAGATCTCCGGTTCGAGAGTGAGCGAGCGAGCGAGCGACGTGCGCATGCGCATACCGCCCGACAACGCCTTGGGGAGATGCTTTTCGAACCCGGAGAGGCCAACAAGCTGGATGGCTTCCTCGGCCTTGGCCGCGCGTTCCGCTTTCGGGATCTTGTTGAGCTCGGCGAGGAGTTCGACGTTCGAGCGCACGTCCCGCCACGGGAGGAGCGTCGCATCCTGGAACACGTAGCCGATGCGGTCGGTGTTGACCTGGGCGGTGCCGTGGGATGCCGTCTCCAAACCCGACGCGATGCGCAGGAGAGTCGACTTGCCACAACCGGACGGGCCGACGACGGTCACGAATTCGCCGCGCTTGACGGTGAGATCGACACCGGAGAGGGCGACCGTGCCGTCGGGGAAGGTCATTGCGACGTCCTCGAAATCGAGGAGCGTATCGGTGAGAGTTGCTGTCGGCATCGTGGTCATCACCTCGTTTCGAGTAGGGGTGTGCGGGAGGGGAGAGCCATGTCGGTGACAACGTGGCTGCGGGAGACGAGTCGGCCCGCGTGAATGACAAATCGGTCGGCGGGAGCGTTTGCCACGACGTCGGAGAGACTCGAGCCGCGCACCGCCACCAGCTCGGCCCGCGATCCGACGGAGACCCCGGCGGGCGGCAGGGACATGACCGAACGTGCTCCCGTGCTCACGGCAGCCCATGCTTCCTCGAGCGAAAGATGTCCGGCGGTCACGAGCAGGGATGCCGTCTCGAAGGCGTCGCTACGGCCAACCGGGTTGAACGGGTCACGCACGTTGTCGGCTCCTGCGCCCACTCGCACACCCGCGTCGAGCAGCGCACGGAGAGCTGTCAGGCCGCGCGGAGTGGACACCGGGTGGTTCCAGCCCTGCAGGTAAAGGTTCGTGATAGGCAGCGAGATGATGCCGATGTTGCTCGCGAGCACCTCGGTGATGACGTCGTCGAGTTCGTGCTGCTCGAGAGTTCCGAGGCGTACGCAGTGGCCAGCGGACACGGGCCGCGACCACCCGCGCACAAGCCGGGCGTACTCCATGATCGTCACGTCATTGGTGAGGCTCTCATCGGTGTGGAGGTCGATACCGACACCTCGCCGGTCCGCGATCGCCACGAGTCGGCGCAGATCGGCGAGAGGGTCGGGCGCGAGGTGGGGGGCGCCGCCCACGAGGTCGACACCCAGGTCGAGAGCGGCCTCGACCGTGGCATCCGGCGCCTGCCAACCGGCGAGGGCGACAAGTTCGATGTCGATGAGCTCGGAGAGTTCGTCCCGGACGCGCACGAGTGCTTCGACTCCACGCAGGGGAGCGGGGCCGAGAAGAAGGTCGATATGGGTTCGGATGGCCGTGGTGCCGTTGCGGAGCATGGCAAGTGCCTGGGTGCGGGCACGGTCGGCGATCGAGTCGACCGACATCTCGACGGAATAAGCCTGCCACGACGCGATCGCCTGCTCGAGGTCACCGGCCGGCGGGTTGATGATGTCCCACGTGAGCGCCTTGTCGAGGTGAGCGTGAGGCTCCGCGGCAGCGGGAAGAAGCACAAAGCCGGTGAGGTCTAACTCGCTCGAGCCGACCTCACCGGGGCGGCCCTCAGAGGGTCGCACCCCGCGGACAACGTCATCGATCAGTT
This genomic window from Antiquaquibacter oligotrophicus contains:
- a CDS encoding creatininase family protein, which codes for MIRLLTDLPGPAVATTLTPESIVMLPVGSIEHHGPHLPLSTDLIMADEFSRRIADASDQDVWLLPPLAFTKSDEHDWAVGTVWIGWETLMRTVIEIGESVAKTPARTLVFFNGHGGNIALIQVALREIRRRTGLRTFLMNASVPAGDTEAGFGIHGGHGETSIIMALRPELVSLDDAERWVPDHLAEFDQVKFNGGSVSFGWVSNDFGASGVVGDPTTANAAEGAALVAASVAKGVAALEEIARFRHAPGGEL
- a CDS encoding FAD-binding oxidoreductase, giving the protein MNVEALAEELRALLGEAAVSTDLAARERASIDGARLSPVISEQLPLGLADIVAYPPSSELIAATVAAAVRHGVPITPRGKGTGNYGQAIPFEGGLVLDTSRARKILEVGDGYLVAEAGATLVSIELAAGKANQQVLMYPSTANSTIGGFVSGGSGGTGSIKHGMLHEDFVLALDVVHAVPDATLLHLEGKDTEPYIHNYGTAGIIATVTVALEPLQDWRAFYASFDTFEQALSVIRPFADLEPTPRLVSADLPTLAEALPANPAIPAGRASLRAILDAESLEAATALVEGAGGRVEDVREGAQESMKLSMMSYNHPIEWLQKAYPNTYFHVEVAGDALVDRIDEVHAVYPGGMLHIEAQKGRPIGMLAGTYTTADDVWAGFEKLAALGVGFHNPHQWFVDYEPERTAELAKTTDPENLLNPGKLQAKPAVATGSQV
- a CDS encoding SDR family NAD(P)-dependent oxidoreductase, translating into MIDTVTPEPRLTGKRVVITGGARGIGGAIAHRFAVEGARVSILDRLAEEGAGLASSLGADFHEVDLLDPVDAERATRAAVDGLGGVDVLVNSAGILRFTPLLELTVKEWNETFSINTRAMLTTMQVCARSMIAAGTGGSIVNLASMAAKKGGAGEGAYPASKAAVVALTRTAALEWGEHGIRANSLCPGYILTDMGAATRTQEKIDLWSSYSPLGRLGEPEDVASVALFLASEDSRYLTGQAINVTGGMVMH
- a CDS encoding ABC transporter substrate-binding protein, with translation MRTSRTRAIVVAGLTAATLALAACAAPAAEEETGGDLTIGSIDLAAAGCPANIRIATDWFPEAEHGHLYELIGDDYTVETESEYSVTGPLMASGEYTGVDVTVISGGAASSAFLQPDAMMYSDDTIFMGYVGSDEAVVHSGEFPTVGVFAPLEKDPQMIMWDPETLPDVTSIADLGTAGTSIRLFPGGFYIDYFLSEGILKEEQLDYSYDGSPAGFVAANGSVAQQGFASAEPYIYENEIADWGKPVDYQLINDAGYPKYAAVVSVIPENITEYEECLTALVPVLQQASVDYYADPADTNALILDAVETFDTFWVYSQGVADFSVATQQEIGLVGNGPDDTVGNVDYDRVQSLVDIAYGIYADDTEKNITPGLTAEDIFTDKFIDPSIGF
- a CDS encoding ABC transporter permease, which produces MADTTLTASDDMIVAAPATGGTPHRRKLPDGPGKIYVWGPPLLVLAAVIGGWFFISLVVLGERSFLLPPPNEVLGTLLVEKTRNDVITSFLSTAQVALIGLVIASVIGIVWAITMNVARWVERSTFPYAVILQAVPILAIAPVITIWVNDAFWARTIVCVLIALFPMVSNTLFGLQSVDRGHRELFKLQKASRFTVLRKLELPAATPAIFAGLRISAGLAVVGAIVGDFFFQRGVLGLGALMRKYQSRVDNAELLATVLVAVLFGVLVFLLFGLLSKIAVGKWYDN
- a CDS encoding ABC transporter ATP-binding protein, with protein sequence MPTATLTDTLLDFEDVAMTFPDGTVALSGVDLTVKRGEFVTVVGPSGCGKSTLLRIASGLETASHGTAQVNTDRIGYVFQDATLLPWRDVRSNVELLAELNKIPKAERAAKAEEAIQLVGLSGFEKHLPKALSGGMRMRTSLARSLTLEPEIFLFDEPFGALDEITRERLNDELLRLFHEKQFAGLFITHSVSEAVYLSTKVIVMSGRPGHIVDEFEVPFDMPRDPEIRFTAEFGDLVGKVSHALREGHA
- a CDS encoding amidohydrolase family protein, with protein sequence MTLLPLPLSQLRNVTLSDGSVCDVELIDDVVRGVRPSEGRPGEVGSSELDLTGFVLLPAAAEPHAHLDKALTWDIINPPAGDLEQAIASWQAYSVEMSVDSIADRARTQALAMLRNGTTAIRTHIDLLLGPAPLRGVEALVRVRDELSELIDIELVALAGWQAPDATVEAALDLGVDLVGGAPHLAPDPLADLRRLVAIADRRGVGIDLHTDESLTNDVTIMEYARLVRGWSRPVSAGHCVRLGTLEQHELDDVITEVLASNIGIISLPITNLYLQGWNHPVSTPRGLTALRALLDAGVRVGAGADNVRDPFNPVGRSDAFETASLLVTAGHLSLEEAWAAVSTGARSVMSLPPAGVSVGSRAELVAVRGSSLSDVVANAPADRFVIHAGRLVSRSHVVTDMALPSRTPLLETR